One window from the genome of Variovorax sp. PAMC26660 encodes:
- a CDS encoding 2-dehydropantoate 2-reductase, with the protein MPDAIPGEVLVMGAGTIGCFIGGSLAAAGVPVTFVGRPRVLETLARNGLTLSDIDGARHKLPAAGLRLFEQVPVGARPALVLLCVKSGATAEAAAELAFALPAGTTVVSLQNGISNCAAASQAGPSLNVLPGMVPYNVAEIGAGAFHRGTPGRLAAADDAALRPWLPVFERAGVPLDLHADLLPVQWGKLLLNLNNPVNALSGLPLREELMQRGYRRCFAALIDEALGVLHVAGIAPAQVAAVPAHRLSGLLRLPDWLFRIVAARMLRIDAKARSSMADDLALGRRTEIDALSGEVVRLAQEHGLSAPRNARMVALLDAWPQRPQRWPARQLQDSLGL; encoded by the coding sequence ATGCCCGACGCGATCCCCGGTGAAGTGCTTGTGATGGGGGCTGGCACCATCGGCTGCTTCATCGGCGGCAGCCTTGCGGCGGCCGGTGTGCCCGTGACCTTTGTCGGCCGTCCGCGTGTGCTGGAAACGCTCGCACGCAATGGCCTGACGCTCAGCGACATCGACGGTGCCAGGCACAAGCTGCCCGCAGCCGGCTTGCGTCTGTTCGAGCAGGTGCCCGTCGGCGCACGGCCTGCGCTGGTGCTGCTTTGCGTGAAGAGTGGCGCCACGGCCGAAGCAGCGGCCGAGCTGGCTTTTGCGTTGCCTGCGGGCACCACGGTCGTCTCGCTGCAGAACGGCATTTCCAACTGCGCGGCCGCATCGCAAGCTGGCCCGTCGCTCAATGTGCTGCCCGGCATGGTGCCGTACAACGTGGCCGAGATCGGCGCTGGTGCCTTCCATCGCGGCACGCCCGGCCGGTTGGCCGCGGCCGATGACGCCGCACTGCGGCCCTGGCTGCCCGTGTTCGAGCGTGCCGGCGTGCCGCTCGATCTGCATGCCGACCTGCTGCCGGTGCAGTGGGGCAAGCTGCTGCTGAACCTCAACAACCCCGTCAATGCGCTCTCTGGCCTGCCGCTGCGCGAAGAGCTGATGCAGCGCGGCTACCGGCGCTGCTTCGCGGCGCTCATCGACGAGGCGCTGGGCGTGCTCCATGTGGCGGGCATCGCACCGGCACAGGTCGCGGCCGTTCCGGCGCATCGGCTGTCGGGCCTGCTGCGGTTGCCCGACTGGCTGTTTCGCATCGTCGCGGCACGCATGCTGCGCATCGATGCCAAGGCCCGCTCCAGCATGGCCGACGACCTGGCGCTGGGTCGTCGCACCGAGATCGATGCGCTCAGCGGCGAAGTGGTGCGGCTCGCGCAAGAGCACGGCCTGAGCGCGCCGCGCAACGCGCGCATGGTCGCCTTGCTCGATGCTTGGCCGCAACGGCCGCAGCGCTGGCCGGCACGGCAATTGCAAGATTCGCTGGGCCTGTAG
- a CDS encoding SDR family oxidoreductase — protein MTMQAPSSFFATDALAGRVAVVTGGSSGIGLATVELLLGCGAAVALCGRNAERLDRAVAGLREQFPGAKLFAQACDVLDGASVKAFAAASEAALGPASMLVNNAGQGRVSTFATTDDAAWTEELNLKFFSVIHPTRAFLPQLAAQHAVLGDASIVCANSLLARQPEPHMVATSAARAGLLNLVRSMATEFAPQGVRVNGILIGLVESGQWRRRFETREDKSQDWSAWSGQLAQNKHIPLGRLGLPIEAARAILFLASPLASYTTGSHIDISGGLSRHA, from the coding sequence ATGACGATGCAGGCACCTTCTTCCTTCTTTGCCACCGATGCGCTCGCGGGCCGCGTGGCCGTGGTCACGGGCGGTTCGTCGGGCATCGGCCTGGCGACCGTCGAGCTGCTGCTCGGCTGTGGCGCTGCCGTCGCGCTGTGCGGACGCAATGCCGAACGGCTCGACCGCGCGGTGGCCGGTCTGCGTGAGCAGTTCCCCGGCGCGAAGCTTTTCGCCCAAGCCTGCGACGTGCTCGACGGCGCTTCGGTCAAGGCCTTCGCCGCAGCCAGCGAAGCCGCGCTCGGCCCGGCCTCGATGCTCGTCAACAACGCAGGGCAGGGCCGTGTCTCCACCTTCGCCACGACCGATGACGCAGCCTGGACCGAAGAACTGAACCTGAAGTTCTTCTCCGTCATCCACCCCACGCGCGCCTTCTTGCCCCAGCTTGCGGCGCAGCATGCGGTGCTGGGCGATGCGTCCATCGTCTGCGCCAACTCGCTGCTGGCGCGCCAGCCCGAACCACACATGGTCGCCACCTCGGCCGCGCGCGCAGGCCTTTTGAACCTCGTGCGTTCGATGGCCACCGAGTTCGCGCCGCAAGGCGTGCGCGTCAACGGCATCCTGATCGGGCTGGTCGAGTCGGGCCAGTGGCGCCGCCGCTTCGAAACGCGTGAAGACAAGTCGCAGGATTGGTCCGCCTGGAGCGGCCAGCTCGCGCAGAACAAACACATCCCGCTGGGTCGCCTGGGGCTTCCGATCGAAGCCGCACGCGCGATTCTTTTCCTCGCTTCGCCCCTCGCGTCCTACACGACGGGCAGTCACATCGATATCTCCGGAGGCCTGTCACGCCATGCATAA
- a CDS encoding alpha/beta fold hydrolase translates to MSDATATDAQTLPASELALLDARFPARTVPVGGGTAVSVREHGAGPALVCLHGIGSGAASWLHVALLLAPQARVIAWDAPGYGASTPLASATPTAVDYAERLHALLDALDVQSCVLVGHSLGALTAASAARNGSALASRIRRLVLISPAAGYGAPSRVEARAKVHTERLASLDELGIAGMAAKRSGRLVSEGASELARQWVRWNMARLNDGGYRQAVELLCNGNLLADLPPAMPVRVACGTLDVVTTPDACAEVARQCGVTLEPIEGAGHASYVEQPQAVAALLREALAA, encoded by the coding sequence ATGAGCGACGCCACGGCCACCGACGCACAGACGCTGCCCGCTTCCGAGCTGGCACTGCTCGACGCCCGCTTTCCCGCCCGCACGGTACCGGTCGGCGGCGGCACGGCGGTGTCGGTGCGCGAGCACGGTGCAGGGCCGGCCCTCGTGTGTCTGCACGGCATCGGCTCCGGTGCGGCCTCGTGGCTCCACGTCGCGTTGCTGCTCGCGCCGCAAGCCCGCGTGATCGCGTGGGATGCGCCGGGCTACGGTGCATCGACGCCGCTCGCGTCCGCCACGCCAACTGCCGTTGACTACGCCGAGCGCCTGCATGCCTTGCTCGATGCGCTCGACGTGCAGTCCTGCGTGCTGGTCGGTCATTCGCTTGGCGCGCTCACTGCCGCGTCTGCCGCGCGCAACGGTTCGGCCCTGGCGTCGCGCATTCGCCGCCTCGTGCTGATCAGCCCGGCCGCGGGCTACGGCGCACCGTCGCGCGTCGAAGCCCGCGCCAAGGTGCACACCGAGCGCCTGGCCTCGCTCGACGAACTGGGCATCGCCGGCATGGCCGCGAAGCGCTCGGGCCGCCTCGTGTCCGAAGGTGCCAGCGAACTCGCGCGCCAATGGGTGCGCTGGAACATGGCGCGCCTGAACGACGGCGGCTACCGCCAGGCCGTCGAGCTGCTGTGCAACGGCAATCTGCTGGCAGACCTGCCGCCCGCCATGCCGGTGCGCGTGGCCTGTGGCACGCTCGATGTCGTCACCACGCCCGACGCCTGCGCCGAAGTCGCGCGCCAGTGCGGGGTGACGCTCGAACCCATCGAGGGTGCGGGCCACGCCAGCTACGTGGAGCAGCCGCAGGCCGTTGCCGCGCTGCTGCGCGAAGCGCTCGCCGCCTGA
- a CDS encoding SDR family oxidoreductase encodes MSELKAIPDPSSLQALLAELPANLLAGRRILVTGGARGLGLAFAQCIAAAGASVVLADILGELAETEAKALRDAGHKAHALTVDLSNPASIDACAAEAIRLLGGLDGLVNNAAITNSGGRDAHQLDIEMWDRVMSVNVRGTWLMGRACRSALAASGRGAVVNLASDTALWGAPNLLAYASSKGAVISVTRSLAREWGGDNITVNAVAPGLTLVEATEYVPMARRQKYLEGRAIPREQQAADVCGATLYLLSGLARFVTGQLLAVNGGFAMH; translated from the coding sequence ATGTCCGAACTCAAAGCCATTCCCGATCCGTCGAGCCTGCAGGCGCTGCTGGCCGAACTGCCCGCCAACCTGCTGGCCGGCCGCCGCATCCTCGTGACCGGCGGTGCGCGCGGCCTGGGCCTTGCGTTCGCGCAGTGCATCGCCGCTGCGGGCGCCAGCGTGGTGCTGGCCGACATCCTCGGCGAGCTGGCCGAGACTGAGGCGAAGGCGCTGCGCGACGCCGGCCACAAGGCGCATGCGCTGACCGTCGATTTGTCGAACCCCGCATCCATCGACGCCTGCGCCGCCGAGGCGATCCGCCTGCTCGGCGGCCTCGACGGGCTGGTCAACAACGCCGCCATCACCAATTCGGGCGGCCGCGATGCGCACCAGCTCGACATCGAGATGTGGGACCGCGTGATGAGCGTCAACGTGCGCGGCACCTGGCTCATGGGCCGCGCCTGCCGGTCCGCGCTTGCGGCGAGTGGCCGCGGCGCCGTCGTCAACCTCGCTTCCGACACCGCGCTGTGGGGCGCGCCCAACCTGCTGGCCTATGCATCGAGCAAGGGCGCCGTCATCTCCGTGACACGCTCGCTGGCGCGCGAATGGGGTGGCGACAACATCACCGTCAACGCCGTGGCCCCGGGCCTCACGCTGGTCGAGGCCACCGAATACGTGCCGATGGCGCGCCGTCAGAAATACCTCGAAGGCCGCGCCATTCCGCGCGAGCAGCAGGCAGCCGATGTGTGCGGCGCCACGCTGTACCTGCTTTCCGGCCTCGCACGCTTCGTGACGGGCCAGTTGCTGGCCGTCAACGGCGGCTTTGCGATGCACTGA
- a CDS encoding thiamine pyrophosphate-binding protein: protein MHKPNNNTVTVGAVVAAFLEQCGVKAAFGVISIHNMPILDAFAQRGAIRFVPARGEAGAGNMADAYARSTASLGVCLTSTGPAAGNIAGSMVEALTAGAPLLHITGQIETPYLDKGMSYIHEAPDQLTMLKAVSKAALRVRSVETVLGTLKRAVQLALTAPTGPVSVEIPIDIQSALTTMPADLSPLPIERPVPSAASLDALAARLAAAKRPMLWVGGGARHAGTAIQRLQALGFGVVTTTQGRGTVPEDDAGSLGSYNIHKPVEALYQRCDAMLVVGSRLRGNETLKYELKLPRPLLRIDADAAAEGRGYATDLFVCGDSALALEGLADRLEAARYKADPALLTELRAAHAQAVASLTDGLGPYAALVKELQAAAGRNFNWVRDVTVSNSTWGNRELRIFSPSAGVHATGGGIGQGMPMAIGAAVGAAETGSGRKTFCLAGDGGFILNLGELATAVQEKADMLIVLMNDKGYGVIKNIQDAQYGGRRCYADLHTPDYAMLCASLALPHARVQRMDELKARLGEALAKPGPFLLEIDMLSIGDFKSAFAGPPTNTITQIPALGKAAASVE, encoded by the coding sequence ATGCATAAACCCAACAACAACACGGTCACGGTCGGCGCAGTCGTCGCGGCCTTTCTCGAACAGTGCGGCGTCAAGGCGGCCTTCGGCGTGATCTCGATCCACAACATGCCGATCCTCGATGCCTTCGCGCAGCGCGGTGCGATCCGCTTCGTGCCCGCACGCGGCGAGGCCGGGGCCGGCAACATGGCCGATGCCTATGCGCGTTCGACGGCGAGCCTCGGCGTGTGCCTTACCAGCACGGGCCCAGCCGCCGGCAACATCGCGGGCAGCATGGTCGAGGCGCTGACGGCCGGCGCGCCGCTGCTGCACATCACGGGGCAGATCGAGACGCCTTACCTGGACAAGGGCATGTCGTACATCCACGAGGCGCCCGATCAGCTCACGATGCTCAAGGCGGTGTCGAAGGCTGCGCTTCGTGTGCGCAGCGTCGAGACGGTGCTCGGCACGCTCAAGCGCGCGGTGCAACTCGCGCTGACGGCACCGACCGGCCCGGTCAGCGTGGAGATTCCGATCGACATCCAGTCGGCGCTCACGACGATGCCCGCCGACCTGTCGCCGTTGCCCATCGAACGGCCCGTGCCCTCGGCCGCATCGCTCGACGCGCTGGCCGCGCGCCTGGCTGCCGCCAAGCGCCCGATGCTGTGGGTCGGTGGCGGCGCACGCCATGCCGGCACCGCCATCCAGCGCCTGCAGGCGCTCGGCTTCGGCGTGGTCACGACCACGCAGGGCCGCGGCACGGTGCCTGAAGACGATGCCGGCTCGCTCGGCTCGTACAACATCCACAAGCCCGTCGAGGCGCTGTATCAGCGTTGCGACGCGATGCTGGTCGTCGGCTCGCGCCTGCGCGGCAACGAAACGCTCAAGTACGAACTGAAGCTGCCGCGCCCGCTGCTGCGCATCGATGCCGATGCCGCCGCCGAAGGCCGTGGCTATGCGACCGACCTGTTCGTCTGCGGTGATTCCGCTCTGGCCCTCGAAGGCCTGGCCGATCGCCTCGAAGCCGCGAGATACAAGGCCGACCCAGCGCTGCTCACCGAGCTGCGCGCCGCGCATGCACAAGCCGTTGCCTCGCTGACCGACGGCCTGGGCCCGTACGCCGCACTGGTGAAAGAACTGCAAGCGGCAGCCGGCCGCAACTTCAACTGGGTGCGCGACGTCACGGTGTCGAACAGCACCTGGGGCAACCGCGAGCTGCGCATCTTCTCGCCCAGCGCCGGCGTGCACGCCACCGGCGGCGGCATCGGCCAGGGCATGCCCATGGCCATTGGCGCGGCTGTCGGCGCGGCCGAGACGGGCTCGGGCCGCAAGACCTTTTGCCTCGCGGGCGACGGCGGCTTTATCCTGAACCTCGGCGAGCTGGCAACGGCCGTTCAGGAAAAGGCCGACATGCTGATCGTGCTGATGAACGACAAGGGCTACGGCGTCATCAAGAACATCCAGGACGCGCAGTACGGCGGCCGCCGCTGCTATGCCGACCTGCACACGCCCGACTACGCGATGCTGTGCGCCTCGCTGGCCCTGCCGCATGCGCGCGTGCAGCGCATGGACGAACTGAAGGCCAGGCTCGGCGAGGCACTGGCCAAGCCCGGCCCGTTCCTGCTCGAAATAGACATGCTCTCCATCGGCGACTTCAAGAGCGCCTTCGCCGGGCCGCCGACCAACACCATCACCCAGATCCCGGCACTCGGCAAGGCTGCCGCGTCGGTGGAGTGA
- a CDS encoding Bug family tripartite tricarboxylate transporter substrate binding protein: MKHTRRHAIAAAISIAAACVTGLAWADAYPSKPITLVVAYPAGGDTDALARLFAEKLSTRVGQPVVVDNRPGASGIIGSAYVSKAAPDGYTLLLAPSTFSIAQLVLKTNGASAYDVLNGFTPIVQTGSQPLFLVASGGSGFTSLKDAVAAAKGAGKSLSYASPGSGSPMHILGEMFARASGTNLAHVPYKGVAPAVNDVLGGHVPVTFITLGPVAPYFANGKLLPLAVASRERSPLAPKVPTLAELGYKDVEVTAWNGLWGPRHLSPEIVKTLNGHFNDILKMPDIVARMAVLGTAPVGGDADVLGKTNAADFTRFGKVIKELGIQAD, encoded by the coding sequence ATGAAACACACCCGCCGCCATGCCATCGCCGCAGCCATTTCCATCGCTGCCGCTTGCGTCACCGGACTCGCCTGGGCCGACGCCTACCCGAGCAAGCCGATCACGCTGGTCGTCGCCTACCCGGCCGGTGGCGACACCGATGCGCTGGCGCGACTCTTTGCCGAGAAGCTGTCGACGCGCGTGGGCCAGCCCGTGGTGGTCGACAACCGGCCCGGTGCCAGCGGCATCATCGGCAGCGCCTACGTGTCGAAGGCGGCCCCCGATGGCTACACGCTGCTGCTCGCGCCCAGCACTTTCTCCATCGCGCAACTGGTGCTCAAGACCAACGGTGCCTCGGCCTACGACGTGCTCAACGGCTTCACGCCGATCGTGCAGACGGGCAGCCAGCCGCTGTTCCTGGTGGCCAGCGGCGGCAGCGGCTTCACCAGCCTGAAGGACGCTGTCGCCGCCGCCAAGGGCGCCGGCAAGTCGCTGTCCTATGCCAGCCCGGGCAGCGGTTCGCCGATGCACATCCTGGGCGAGATGTTCGCCCGCGCCTCGGGCACGAACCTCGCGCACGTGCCCTACAAGGGCGTCGCGCCCGCCGTCAACGATGTGCTCGGCGGCCATGTGCCGGTGACCTTCATCACCCTCGGCCCGGTGGCGCCGTACTTCGCCAACGGCAAGCTGTTGCCGCTGGCCGTGGCCTCGCGCGAACGCTCGCCGCTCGCGCCCAAGGTGCCGACGCTGGCGGAGCTGGGCTACAAAGACGTCGAGGTGACGGCCTGGAACGGCCTCTGGGGTCCGCGCCATCTGTCGCCGGAGATCGTGAAGACGCTCAACGGCCACTTCAACGACATCCTCAAGATGCCCGACATCGTCGCGCGCATGGCCGTGCTCGGCACCGCGCCGGTGGGCGGCGACGCCGACGTGCTTGGCAAGACCAACGCCGCCGACTTCACCCGCTTCGGCAAGGTCATCAAGGAACTCGGCATCCAGGCCGACTGA
- a CDS encoding IclR family transcriptional regulator, with the protein MANDNEVMEEGADRYNVPALERGLRVLCEFSRESRTLSAPELARRFDLPRSTVFRLLTTLENMGFLERAEGGRDYRLGLAVLRLGFEYLASLELTQLGTPLLNRLCDELRTPCNLVVRDGRSIVYVAKVAPPTPFASSVTVGTRLPAHATVLGRVLLEDLTLPQLRALYPEDKLETFSPSTPKTVNELFDMVQADRSRGYVLGEGFFESNISSIAAPVRDHSGHIVAALGATITSGQIEENRMDEMVLRVRSTAEEISGLLNYSPARANKVVPLRSA; encoded by the coding sequence ATGGCCAACGACAACGAAGTGATGGAAGAGGGCGCCGACCGCTACAACGTGCCCGCGCTCGAACGCGGCCTGCGCGTGCTGTGCGAGTTCAGCCGCGAAAGCCGCACGCTCTCCGCGCCCGAACTGGCGCGCCGCTTCGACCTGCCGCGCTCGACCGTGTTCCGCCTGCTCACCACGCTGGAGAACATGGGCTTTCTGGAGCGCGCCGAAGGCGGCCGCGACTACCGCCTGGGCCTTGCGGTGCTGCGCCTGGGCTTCGAGTACCTCGCGTCGCTGGAGCTGACGCAACTCGGCACGCCGCTGCTCAACCGCCTGTGCGACGAACTGCGCACGCCCTGCAACCTCGTGGTGCGCGACGGCCGATCGATCGTCTACGTCGCCAAGGTCGCGCCGCCCACGCCATTCGCCAGCTCGGTCACCGTGGGCACGCGCCTGCCGGCCCATGCCACGGTGCTCGGCCGCGTGCTGCTCGAAGACCTCACGCTGCCGCAACTGCGCGCGCTCTACCCCGAAGACAAGCTCGAGACCTTCTCACCGAGCACGCCCAAGACCGTGAACGAACTCTTCGACATGGTGCAGGCCGACCGCTCGCGTGGCTATGTGCTGGGCGAAGGCTTCTTCGAGTCGAACATCTCCAGCATTGCCGCGCCGGTGCGCGACCACAGCGGTCACATCGTGGCGGCGCTGGGCGCGACCATCACTTCGGGCCAGATCGAAGAGAACCGCATGGACGAGATGGTGCTGCGCGTGCGCAGCACAGCCGAGGAAATCTCGGGCCTGCTGAACTACTCGCCTGCACGTGCCAACAAAGTGGTGCCGCTTCGCAGCGCCTGA
- a CDS encoding cupin domain-containing protein — MSDLSEQQKINDAAATTTLAQPEGSSLAEWMNSRIARYETRKYDWDALKFQADFDPKFRRAQMRYVGTGGTGVAKDVNTVAAEHFTFSTMVIPAGHEGPPHLHTDVEEVFFLIRGKLKVVIEKDGERFETIMTDRDLISVPPGVYREEINIGDEDALMCVMLGAKKPATPTYPADHPLAKIKR; from the coding sequence ATGAGCGATTTGTCCGAACAGCAGAAGATCAACGATGCCGCCGCCACCACCACGCTGGCGCAGCCCGAAGGCAGCAGCCTTGCCGAGTGGATGAACAGCCGCATCGCGCGCTACGAAACCCGCAAGTACGACTGGGACGCGCTGAAGTTCCAGGCCGACTTCGACCCCAAGTTCCGCCGCGCGCAGATGCGCTACGTGGGCACCGGCGGCACCGGCGTGGCGAAAGACGTCAACACCGTGGCGGCCGAGCACTTCACCTTCTCGACCATGGTGATCCCGGCCGGCCACGAAGGCCCGCCGCATCTGCACACCGATGTGGAAGAAGTGTTCTTCCTGATCCGCGGCAAGCTCAAGGTGGTGATCGAGAAAGACGGCGAGCGCTTCGAGACCATCATGACCGACCGCGACCTGATCTCGGTGCCGCCGGGCGTGTACCGCGAGGAGATCAACATCGGCGACGAAGACGCGCTGATGTGCGTGATGCTCGGCGCGAAGAAGCCGGCGACGCCGACCTATCCGGCCGATCACCCGCTCGCCAAGATCAAGCGCTGA
- a CDS encoding D-amino acid dehydrogenase, producing MQVLILGSGVIGTSVAYYLARAGHEVTVLERQPAPALETSFGNAGEVSPGYSAPWAGPGVPVKAIKWMLMQHSPLVIKPMLDPAMWRWGLSMLRNCTQARYEVNKGRMVRLAEYSRDCMKALRADTGIRYDERMQGTLQLFRTQQQLDGTAKDVEVLKASGVPYQVLDREGCVPYEPALAAVKDKFVGGLRLPGDETGDCFKFTQALAKLAEAEGVRFRFGVNIQAIEHDAGKGVTAVRTDAGHFTADRYVVALGSYSPALVKPLGIGLPVYPVKGFSITVPITDARGAPESTVMDETFKVAVTRLGDRIRVGGTAQLSGFDLKLDAGRRDTLEHVVTDLFPKGGNVRDASFWTGLRPMTPDGTPVIGATRIPNLMLSTGHGTLGWTMAAGTGRVMADLIAGKAPGIDMEGLTVARYGG from the coding sequence ATGCAGGTCCTGATTCTCGGCAGCGGTGTCATCGGCACCTCGGTGGCGTACTACCTGGCCCGTGCCGGGCACGAGGTGACGGTGCTGGAGCGCCAGCCGGCGCCCGCGCTCGAAACCAGCTTCGGCAACGCGGGCGAGGTTTCACCCGGCTACTCCGCGCCATGGGCCGGGCCCGGCGTGCCGGTCAAGGCCATCAAGTGGATGCTGATGCAGCACAGCCCGCTGGTCATCAAGCCCATGCTCGATCCGGCCATGTGGCGTTGGGGCCTGTCGATGCTGCGCAACTGCACGCAAGCGCGCTACGAGGTCAACAAGGGCCGCATGGTGCGCCTGGCTGAATACAGCCGCGATTGCATGAAGGCCCTGCGCGCCGACACCGGCATTCGATACGACGAGCGCATGCAGGGCACGTTGCAGCTGTTTCGCACGCAGCAGCAGCTCGACGGCACGGCCAAAGACGTCGAAGTGCTCAAGGCCTCCGGCGTGCCCTACCAGGTGCTCGACCGCGAAGGCTGCGTGCCCTACGAACCCGCGCTCGCGGCAGTGAAGGACAAGTTCGTCGGCGGCCTGCGCCTGCCGGGCGACGAGACCGGCGACTGCTTCAAGTTCACGCAGGCCTTGGCCAAGCTCGCGGAAGCCGAGGGCGTGCGCTTCAGGTTCGGCGTGAACATCCAGGCCATCGAGCACGATGCAGGCAAAGGCGTGACGGCCGTGCGCACCGATGCGGGCCACTTCACCGCCGACCGCTACGTGGTCGCGCTCGGCAGCTACTCGCCCGCCCTGGTGAAGCCATTGGGCATCGGCCTGCCGGTGTATCCGGTCAAGGGCTTCTCGATCACCGTGCCCATCACCGATGCGCGCGGCGCGCCCGAATCCACCGTGATGGACGAGACCTTCAAGGTCGCTGTCACGCGGCTCGGCGACCGCATTCGCGTGGGCGGCACTGCGCAGCTCTCGGGCTTCGACCTGAAGCTCGATGCAGGCCGTCGCGACACGCTCGAACACGTCGTGACCGATCTTTTTCCCAAGGGCGGCAACGTGCGCGATGCGTCCTTCTGGACCGGCCTGCGCCCCATGACGCCCGACGGCACGCCGGTGATCGGTGCCACGCGCATTCCCAACCTGATGCTGAGCACGGGGCACGGCACGCTCGGCTGGACGATGGCTGCGGGCACTGGCCGCGTGATGGCCGACCTGATCGCGGGCAAGGCGCCCGGGATCGACATGGAAGGCCTGACAGTGGCGCGCTACGGCGGCTGA